A stretch of Catenulispora sp. GP43 DNA encodes these proteins:
- a CDS encoding ATP-binding protein has translation MEQAFDLNIGEVLEHWQVAFAIRELIANALDEHVITGTAEPQIVKDGRGDWHIRDFGRGIRYEHLTQNENPEKHQHQDVIGKFGVGLKDALAVFDRNQIIVNIRSGHGDITTGMRAKSGFPDVITLHALVTPPADPHLAGTDICLSGVSDDDVAIAKGFFLRYSGDTPLEQTRLGDVLTRRAGADEARIYVKGLMVATEPNFLFSYNITRLSAELERALNRERSNVGRGAYSAQVKKILTACRSSQVAGPLTDDLGQYTSGTMHDELSWRDVALHACRVLQTNEKVVFITPWIQHGDNQALRHAIDDGYRPVVVPDDIARSLGSTTDLDGRPMIDLEAYRQEFNDSLVFVIVDPAELNPVERAVFDMTSPIVSLAKTNLRGTGIDIVISETMRLDEGGQPILGLWDPQERRVILRRDLLHNLDRYAGILLRELGRALTGTFDETSEFEEELTRLLGVVAAAGLTHTRA, from the coding sequence ATGGAGCAGGCGTTCGATCTGAACATCGGCGAGGTGCTCGAACACTGGCAGGTCGCGTTCGCGATCCGCGAGCTTATCGCCAACGCACTCGACGAGCACGTCATCACCGGCACCGCCGAGCCGCAGATCGTCAAGGACGGCCGAGGCGACTGGCACATACGCGACTTCGGCCGAGGCATCCGCTACGAACACCTGACCCAGAACGAGAACCCTGAAAAACACCAGCATCAGGACGTTATTGGGAAGTTCGGCGTCGGCCTCAAGGATGCCCTGGCGGTCTTCGACCGCAACCAGATCATCGTGAATATCCGTTCCGGCCACGGAGACATCACCACCGGCATGCGCGCCAAGAGCGGCTTTCCCGACGTCATCACCCTTCATGCCTTGGTCACACCACCCGCCGACCCCCACCTGGCTGGCACCGACATCTGTCTGAGCGGCGTCAGCGACGACGACGTGGCCATCGCCAAGGGGTTCTTTCTTCGCTACAGCGGCGACACACCTCTGGAACAGACCAGGCTCGGGGACGTGCTCACTCGCCGGGCAGGTGCCGACGAAGCCAGGATCTACGTCAAAGGCCTCATGGTGGCCACTGAGCCGAACTTCCTGTTCTCCTACAACATCACCCGCCTGTCCGCCGAACTGGAGCGGGCACTCAACCGGGAGCGCAGCAACGTCGGCCGCGGCGCCTACTCCGCCCAGGTCAAGAAGATCCTGACCGCCTGCCGATCCAGCCAGGTCGCCGGGCCCCTCACCGACGACCTCGGCCAGTACACCAGCGGCACCATGCACGACGAACTATCCTGGCGCGACGTCGCGTTACACGCCTGCCGGGTCCTGCAGACCAACGAGAAGGTGGTGTTCATCACCCCCTGGATCCAGCATGGCGATAACCAGGCTCTGCGGCATGCGATTGACGATGGCTACCGGCCGGTTGTGGTCCCCGACGACATCGCCCGCTCCCTCGGCAGCACCACCGACCTCGACGGCCGCCCGATGATCGACCTGGAAGCGTACCGCCAAGAGTTCAACGACAGCCTGGTCTTCGTCATCGTCGATCCCGCCGAACTCAACCCAGTCGAACGCGCCGTCTTCGACATGACCAGCCCTATCGTCTCCCTCGCCAAAACCAACCTTCGCGGTACCGGCATCGATATTGTCATCTCCGAGACAATGCGACTCGATGAGGGTGGTCAGCCCATCCTCGGACTCTGGGATCCGCAAGAGCGGCGCGTCATCCTGCGACGAGATCTGTTGCACAACCTCGACCGCTACGCCGGCATCCTCCTTCGTGAACTTGGGCGAGCCTTGACCGGTACCTTCGACGAAACCAGTGAGTTTGAAGAGGAACTCACCCGACTGCTTGGCGTCGTCGCCGCCGCCGGCCTGACCCACACGAGGGCCTGA
- a CDS encoding TRM11 family methyltransferase, protein MPGKQARPVEPDTPVSVWSTAQSDSRTQRRGRYLPASMAHPGKMLPAIARHAIEHYTSPGDLVIDPMCGIGTTLVEAAHLDRLAIGVEYEKRWADLALDNVTHATENGAPGYATVVHGNARRIDKLLGRDTAGRAALILTSPPYGASTHGQVRTTRDSGQPNVAKSDFHYSHDPGNLAYRGIEELFEGFTEILSSCRTLLKPGGFLVITTRPIRSKRQMIDIPNLALKAALDAGFENYERCVALLAAVSGDRLVPRPSFFASLNARSSNANGAPLHLVIHEDVLALRRSPEPVPEGQPASEVNDSLAAEVTCACIPLFSDETVRRAA, encoded by the coding sequence ATGCCCGGCAAGCAAGCCCGCCCAGTCGAACCTGACACCCCGGTGTCGGTCTGGTCTACTGCCCAGTCCGACTCCCGCACTCAGCGGCGAGGCCGCTACCTCCCAGCCTCGATGGCTCACCCCGGCAAGATGCTCCCGGCGATCGCCCGCCACGCCATCGAGCACTACACCTCCCCCGGCGACCTGGTGATCGACCCGATGTGCGGGATCGGAACCACGCTAGTCGAGGCCGCGCACCTCGACCGGCTCGCGATCGGCGTGGAGTACGAGAAGCGCTGGGCCGACCTGGCACTGGACAACGTCACCCACGCCACGGAGAACGGCGCCCCCGGCTACGCCACCGTCGTCCACGGCAACGCCCGCCGCATCGACAAGCTCCTGGGCCGCGACACCGCCGGACGCGCCGCACTCATCCTCACCTCCCCGCCCTACGGCGCGTCCACCCACGGCCAAGTCCGCACCACCCGCGACTCCGGGCAGCCAAACGTCGCCAAGTCCGACTTCCACTACAGCCACGACCCGGGCAACCTCGCCTATCGCGGTATCGAGGAGCTGTTCGAAGGGTTCACCGAGATCCTCAGCAGCTGCCGCACCCTGCTCAAGCCCGGCGGATTCCTTGTCATCACCACCCGCCCGATCCGTTCCAAGCGCCAGATGATCGACATCCCGAACCTCGCGCTCAAGGCCGCCCTGGACGCCGGGTTCGAGAACTATGAGCGCTGTGTTGCACTGCTGGCAGCCGTCTCCGGCGACCGGCTCGTCCCCCGGCCATCGTTCTTCGCGAGCCTCAACGCCCGAAGCTCAAATGCCAACGGCGCCCCGCTGCATCTCGTCATCCATGAGGACGTCTTGGCCCTGCGTCGCAGCCCTGAGCCAGTACCCGAAGGACAGCCCGCCTCCGAAGTGAACGACAGCCTCGCAGCAGAAGTCACCTGCGCCTGCATCCCGCTGTTCAGCGACGAGACCGTCCGGCGGGCGGCGTGA
- a CDS encoding helix-turn-helix transcriptional regulator, with product MPETARPAKRGRSTASDELLSIAEVCDELGVSRATFYRWRAHRKGPESLRLPNGTVRIRRSALEQFLTACAKRDAH from the coding sequence GTGCCTGAGACCGCACGCCCCGCCAAGCGCGGCCGGAGCACCGCCAGCGACGAACTCCTGAGCATCGCCGAGGTCTGCGACGAGCTCGGCGTCTCTCGCGCCACCTTCTACCGTTGGCGCGCGCATCGCAAGGGACCCGAGAGCCTCCGCCTTCCCAACGGCACCGTCCGCATTCGCCGCTCAGCGTTGGAGCAGTTCCTCACTGCTTGCGCGAAACGCGACGCCCACTGA
- a CDS encoding tyrosine-type recombinase/integrase, translating to MSSTFDVRIWGISPYKGAKKTTYKVRWSVAGRTFRKTFGTKALAEGFRAELINAQRKGERFDTDAGLPESQLREQSSRLTWYQHATEFIDMKWKSLEGGSRRTLAESLATITCGLVDAPDGFAEPQTLFRALVHWAFNKPARTSGPPPEKFEAAIAWIERHSIRLGTLANPKVARHAYDCTHHAADGTPLKQSTATNKRRALSGAINYAIELGHLDHDPLRKISIPKQRRVVTVDRRVVVNPDQARALLHAVASLGEAGRRLVAFFATIYYAGLRPGEVVALRREDLHLPETGWGELRFYESSPYSGSAWTDNGEAQPRKALKHRADGECRIVPAHPELVAHLRKHLDTYGTTPDGRLFVNGKGNPITYGSYGAIWERAREVALTETQAASQLAGRPYDLRHAAVSTWLNAGVGAPQVAEWAGHSVEILLSTYAKCIDGQDEQARQRIERALGPTVDEEPPTR from the coding sequence ATGAGCAGCACGTTCGACGTCCGCATCTGGGGCATCAGCCCCTACAAGGGAGCGAAGAAGACTACATACAAGGTCCGCTGGTCCGTGGCTGGCCGAACCTTCCGCAAGACATTCGGCACCAAGGCACTGGCCGAAGGCTTCCGCGCGGAACTGATCAACGCCCAGCGCAAAGGCGAGCGCTTCGACACCGACGCCGGACTGCCCGAGTCCCAGCTGCGCGAACAGTCCAGCCGTCTCACCTGGTACCAGCACGCGACCGAGTTCATCGACATGAAGTGGAAGAGCCTGGAAGGGGGATCGCGACGAACCCTCGCCGAGTCGCTCGCCACCATCACCTGCGGGCTCGTCGACGCCCCGGACGGGTTCGCCGAGCCGCAGACGCTGTTCCGAGCGCTGGTCCACTGGGCCTTCAACAAACCTGCCCGCACATCCGGACCGCCGCCGGAGAAGTTCGAGGCCGCCATCGCCTGGATTGAGCGCCACTCGATCCGGCTGGGGACGCTCGCCAACCCCAAGGTCGCCCGCCACGCCTACGACTGCACCCACCACGCGGCCGACGGAACACCACTGAAGCAGTCCACCGCCACGAACAAACGCAGGGCCCTCAGCGGCGCGATCAACTACGCCATCGAACTCGGACACCTGGACCACGACCCGCTACGGAAGATCAGCATCCCCAAGCAGCGGCGCGTCGTCACCGTCGACCGCCGTGTGGTCGTCAACCCCGACCAGGCCCGCGCTCTCCTGCACGCGGTGGCCTCGCTGGGCGAGGCGGGCCGACGACTCGTCGCGTTCTTCGCCACCATCTACTACGCAGGACTACGCCCCGGCGAAGTGGTCGCGCTACGCAGGGAAGACCTCCACCTCCCCGAGACCGGCTGGGGCGAGCTGCGGTTCTACGAATCCAGCCCCTACTCAGGATCAGCATGGACCGACAACGGCGAAGCCCAGCCACGCAAGGCCCTAAAGCACCGCGCCGACGGAGAATGCCGAATCGTCCCCGCCCACCCCGAACTCGTCGCCCACCTCCGCAAGCACCTCGACACCTACGGCACGACGCCCGACGGACGACTGTTCGTCAACGGCAAGGGAAACCCCATCACCTACGGCAGCTACGGCGCCATCTGGGAACGCGCCCGCGAAGTCGCACTGACGGAGACCCAGGCCGCGTCGCAGCTCGCCGGCCGTCCCTACGACCTCAGACACGCGGCGGTGTCGACATGGCTCAATGCCGGCGTCGGCGCCCCGCAGGTCGCCGAATGGGCCGGGCACAGCGTCGAGATCCTGTTGTCCACCTACGCCAAGTGCATCGACGGCCAGGACGAACAAGCGCGCCAGCGCATCGAACGGGCGCTCGGGCCCACGGTCGACGAGGAACCGCCGACCCGCTGA
- the smpB gene encoding SsrA-binding protein SmpB, with translation MPKEQGQKVIARNKKARHEYEIEATYEAGISLTGTEVKSLRAGRASLVDGYAVIKDAEVWLQGVHIAEYAEGTWTNHSPRRNRKLLLHRSEINKLIGKTKETGLTLIPLELYFKDGKVKVEIGLARGKKTYDKRQTLMERQNKREAERAMAAAFKRNNKRR, from the coding sequence ATGCCGAAGGAACAAGGCCAGAAGGTCATCGCCCGCAACAAGAAGGCGCGCCACGAGTACGAGATCGAGGCCACCTACGAAGCGGGCATCTCCCTGACCGGCACCGAGGTCAAGTCCCTCCGGGCCGGCCGAGCCAGCCTGGTCGACGGCTACGCGGTCATCAAGGACGCCGAGGTCTGGCTCCAGGGCGTCCACATCGCGGAGTACGCGGAGGGCACCTGGACCAACCACAGCCCCCGCCGCAACCGCAAACTCCTGCTCCACCGCTCCGAGATCAACAAACTCATCGGCAAGACCAAGGAGACAGGCCTGACCCTGATCCCCCTGGAGCTGTACTTCAAGGACGGCAAGGTCAAGGTCGAGATCGGCCTGGCCCGAGGCAAGAAGACCTACGACAAGCGCCAGACCCTCATGGAGCGCCAGAACAAGCGCGAGGCCGAACGCGCCATGGCCGCCGCCTTCAAGCGCAACAACAAGCGCCGCTGA
- the ftsX gene encoding permease-like cell division protein FtsX produces MRAQFVLSEIFIGLRRNLTMTVAVVVSAAVALGMLGVALLMLFQTSHMKDFWYNKVEVTVFMCTKDDATLHPSTCAGGAATQNQMNSLQSTLQANPLVQTVFTESQADAFARYQQQSKGSTSGTSMAEYVTPDQIPASLRVKLKNPSTENIDAMISSYQGQQGVETVSDQRTILQPLFKLFNGLTVSATTVAIVMVGLALMLIVNTVRLSAFSRRRETGIMRLVGASNFYIRLPFLMEGAVAGLGGVAVATLGVASFKFFLIDRVLAPNFTFTSFIGWDKVVVTVLILIPVGLLMAVGASALSLRKYLKV; encoded by the coding sequence ATGCGCGCACAATTCGTCCTGTCCGAGATCTTCATCGGCCTGCGCCGCAACCTGACGATGACCGTCGCGGTCGTCGTCTCCGCGGCGGTGGCCCTCGGCATGCTCGGCGTGGCGCTGCTGATGCTGTTCCAGACCAGCCACATGAAGGACTTCTGGTACAACAAGGTCGAGGTCACGGTGTTCATGTGCACCAAGGACGACGCGACCCTGCATCCCAGCACCTGCGCCGGCGGCGCCGCGACGCAGAACCAGATGAACTCCCTGCAGTCCACCCTGCAGGCCAACCCCCTGGTGCAGACCGTCTTCACCGAGAGCCAGGCCGATGCCTTCGCCCGGTACCAGCAGCAGTCCAAGGGCAGCACCAGCGGCACCTCGATGGCCGAGTACGTGACCCCGGACCAGATCCCGGCCTCCCTGCGGGTGAAGCTGAAGAACCCCAGCACCGAGAACATCGACGCCATGATCAGCTCCTACCAGGGGCAGCAGGGCGTGGAGACGGTGTCGGACCAGCGCACCATCCTGCAGCCGCTGTTCAAGCTGTTCAACGGCCTGACCGTCTCGGCGACCACGGTCGCGATCGTGATGGTGGGCCTGGCGCTGATGCTGATCGTGAACACGGTCCGGCTGTCGGCGTTCAGCAGGCGCCGGGAGACAGGCATCATGCGCCTGGTGGGAGCCTCGAACTTCTATATCCGCCTACCCTTCCTGATGGAGGGCGCGGTGGCCGGCCTCGGCGGCGTGGCGGTCGCCACCCTGGGCGTGGCCAGCTTCAAGTTCTTCCTCATCGACCGGGTCCTGGCCCCCAACTTCACCTTCACCAGCTTCATCGGCTGGGACAAGGTGGTGGTGACCGTCCTGATCCTGATCCCGGTCGGCCTGCTGATGGCCGTCGGCGCCAGCGCCCTGTCCCTGCGGAAATACCTGAAGGTCTAG
- the ftsE gene encoding cell division ATP-binding protein FtsE, producing the protein MIRFDRVTKTYPSQNRPALQDISLEIERGEFVFVIGSSGSGKSTFMRLILREERPTAGRVQVAGKDLAKLSNWKIPQLRRQIGTVFQDFRLLPNKTVEQNVAFALEVIGKSRPVINKAVPEVLDLVGLGGKGGRFPNELSGGEQQRVAIARAFVNRPMVLIADEPTGNLDPETSVGIMKLLDRINRAGTTVVMVTHDQAIVNQMRKRVLELDSGSLVRDQSRGVYGYVR; encoded by the coding sequence ATGATCAGATTCGACAGGGTCACCAAGACCTACCCGAGCCAGAACCGTCCGGCTCTGCAGGATATTTCTTTGGAGATCGAGCGCGGGGAGTTCGTCTTCGTCATCGGTTCCTCGGGGTCCGGCAAGTCGACCTTCATGCGTCTGATCCTGCGCGAGGAGCGGCCCACCGCCGGCCGCGTCCAGGTCGCGGGCAAGGACCTGGCGAAGCTGTCCAACTGGAAGATCCCGCAGCTGCGCCGCCAGATCGGCACGGTGTTCCAGGACTTCCGCCTGCTGCCGAACAAGACGGTCGAGCAGAACGTGGCCTTCGCGCTGGAGGTCATCGGCAAGTCCCGGCCCGTCATCAACAAGGCGGTGCCCGAAGTGCTGGACCTGGTCGGCCTGGGAGGCAAGGGCGGCCGGTTCCCCAACGAGCTCTCCGGTGGCGAGCAGCAGCGCGTGGCGATCGCCCGGGCCTTCGTGAACCGCCCGATGGTGCTGATCGCCGACGAGCCCACCGGCAACCTGGACCCGGAGACCTCGGTCGGCATCATGAAGCTGCTGGACCGGATCAACCGCGCCGGCACCACCGTGGTGATGGTGACCCACGACCAGGCCATCGTGAACCAGATGCGCAAGCGCGTCCTGGAGCTCGACAGCGGCAGCCTGGTGCGCGACCAGTCGCGCGGCGTGTACGGCTACGTCCGCTAA
- the prfB gene encoding peptide chain release factor 2, whose amino-acid sequence MATDPSEELKNLRATMASIEAVLDLDKLRTQIADLEEQASAPDLWNDQAKAQAVTSKLSGLQAELNRFSTLNRRLEDVEVLFELGQSEGDADTLAEVQGELIDVSKAVGELEVRTLLSGEYDAREALVSLRAEAGGVDAADFAEMLLRMYTRWAERHGYPTEVYDTSYAEEAGIKSATFTVKAPYAYGTLSVEQGTHRLVRISPFDNQGRRQTSFAAVEVVPVIEQTDHVDIPEDELRVDVYRSSGPGGQGVNTTDSAVRITHLPTGIVVSCQNERSQIQNRASAMAVLQAKLLQRRREEEQAKMDALKDDSSGSWGNQMRSYVLHPYQLVKDLRTNYETGNTTAVLDGDIDEFIEAGIRWRKQRENA is encoded by the coding sequence GTGGCTACAGATCCTTCCGAAGAGCTCAAGAACCTCCGCGCGACCATGGCCTCCATCGAGGCGGTGCTCGACCTCGACAAGCTGCGGACGCAGATCGCGGATCTGGAGGAGCAGGCATCGGCCCCGGACCTGTGGAACGACCAGGCCAAGGCCCAGGCCGTGACCTCGAAGCTGTCGGGCCTGCAGGCCGAGCTGAACCGGTTCTCCACCCTGAACCGCCGCCTGGAGGACGTCGAGGTGCTCTTCGAGCTCGGCCAGTCCGAGGGCGACGCCGACACGCTGGCGGAGGTGCAGGGCGAGCTCATCGACGTCTCCAAGGCGGTCGGCGAGCTGGAGGTGCGCACCCTGCTCTCCGGCGAGTACGACGCGCGCGAGGCGCTGGTGTCGCTGCGCGCCGAGGCCGGCGGCGTGGACGCCGCGGACTTCGCCGAGATGCTGCTGCGCATGTACACGCGCTGGGCGGAGCGGCACGGGTACCCGACCGAGGTCTACGACACGTCGTACGCCGAAGAGGCCGGCATCAAGTCCGCGACCTTCACCGTCAAGGCGCCCTATGCGTACGGCACGCTGTCGGTGGAGCAGGGGACGCACCGCCTGGTGCGCATCTCCCCGTTCGACAACCAGGGCCGGCGCCAGACCTCCTTCGCCGCGGTCGAGGTGGTGCCGGTGATCGAGCAGACCGACCACGTCGACATCCCCGAGGACGAGCTGCGGGTCGACGTCTACCGCTCCTCGGGCCCCGGCGGCCAGGGCGTCAACACCACCGACTCCGCGGTGCGCATCACGCACCTGCCGACCGGGATCGTGGTGTCCTGCCAGAACGAGCGCTCGCAGATCCAGAACCGCGCCTCGGCCATGGCCGTGCTCCAGGCCAAGCTGCTCCAGCGGCGGCGCGAGGAGGAGCAGGCGAAGATGGACGCCCTGAAGGACGACTCCTCCGGTTCCTGGGGCAACCAGATGCGCAGCTACGTCCTGCACCCCTACCAGCTGGTCAAGGACCTGCGCACGAACTACGAGACCGGCAACACCACCGCGGTGCTCGACGGGGACATCGACGAGTTCATCGAGGCCGGGATCCGCTGGCGCAAGCAGCGCGAGAACGCCTAA
- a CDS encoding protein kinase, which produces MARKIGSRYTITTVLGRGTCGTVWEGEGPEGPVAVKLLREDLAADQTLIARFVQERTVLTSLQHPNVVGVRDLVVDGTDLALVMDLIRGSDLRHLLDAEHALRPQLAVLIVAGVAEGLAAAHSQGIIHRDVKPENILLDHSGGALVPRLADFGIARLVDGPRRTRATRIIGTPDYLAPEVIEGLQPGPAVDMYALGTVLFELLAGWTPFGGGHPGAVLRRHVTDKVPPLPGVPGPLAALVASCLAKGPAARLTAAEFAARLRDLAPLLEDMAPLSIPDPREGGWDVRSSARASMHGGRNPTVDPIPMRHSGIVPLVHNAEVKDEDEDTHLNLMRPIRERDQGEVRRRSGTGSYDVSELRAERANANANAAAGSKRPRWIAATAAALLVGGAAAAIAVGMSGGDDSGKDNKAHSQGPAGATTSNVSSPPGTSTRSTAVGLSFQPAHELPPVPVSIQGAPRTAVFKDASGTTTLFVFVTGTDDTVWYLPGENSHSWLPLHGLKTGTEPAVVATSAGHLELFAVRSDGVVHQRSYADGGWSAKWIPIASGKVHGAPGALANSDGSVVVAAVGSGKTLMTATGTPNGASGAFSWSDWQAASGVGDLGSGVALASTPSTSGYTAYVPRASDNGVMAIAYANKLWGTPVQTPLSGLPTAATSGDGASYVFVRSAGGSVKAMNGNGQAGAGGLQSVLPPGATETPDGRVAVVTAASPTKLRVSYSG; this is translated from the coding sequence GTGGCGCGGAAGATCGGCAGCAGATACACCATCACCACGGTGCTGGGCCGCGGGACCTGCGGCACCGTGTGGGAGGGCGAGGGCCCGGAAGGGCCGGTCGCGGTCAAGCTGCTGCGCGAGGACCTCGCGGCCGACCAGACCCTGATCGCGCGCTTCGTGCAGGAGCGCACCGTCCTGACCTCGCTGCAGCACCCGAACGTGGTCGGGGTGCGCGACCTGGTCGTCGACGGCACCGACCTGGCCCTGGTCATGGACCTGATCCGGGGCTCGGACCTGCGCCACCTGCTGGACGCCGAGCACGCGCTGCGCCCGCAGCTGGCCGTGCTGATCGTGGCCGGCGTCGCCGAGGGCCTGGCCGCCGCGCACTCCCAGGGCATCATCCACCGCGACGTCAAGCCGGAGAACATCCTGCTCGACCACTCCGGCGGCGCCCTGGTCCCGCGCCTGGCCGACTTCGGCATCGCGCGCCTGGTCGACGGCCCGCGCCGGACCCGCGCCACCCGGATCATCGGCACCCCGGACTACCTGGCCCCCGAGGTCATCGAGGGACTTCAGCCGGGCCCCGCGGTGGACATGTACGCCCTGGGCACCGTGCTGTTCGAGCTGCTCGCCGGCTGGACGCCGTTCGGCGGCGGCCACCCCGGCGCGGTGCTGCGCCGGCACGTCACCGACAAGGTCCCGCCGCTGCCCGGCGTCCCCGGCCCGCTGGCCGCGCTGGTCGCCTCCTGCCTGGCCAAGGGCCCGGCGGCCCGGCTGACGGCCGCCGAGTTCGCCGCCCGGCTGCGCGACCTGGCGCCGCTGCTGGAGGACATGGCGCCGCTGAGCATCCCGGACCCGCGCGAGGGCGGCTGGGACGTGCGCTCCTCGGCGCGCGCCAGCATGCACGGCGGCCGCAACCCCACCGTCGACCCGATCCCGATGCGGCACAGCGGCATCGTCCCGCTGGTGCACAACGCCGAGGTCAAGGACGAGGACGAGGACACCCACCTCAACCTGATGCGGCCGATCCGCGAGCGGGACCAGGGCGAGGTGCGGCGGCGCTCGGGCACCGGCTCGTACGACGTCTCGGAGCTGCGCGCCGAGCGGGCCAACGCCAACGCCAACGCCGCCGCCGGCTCCAAGCGGCCCCGGTGGATCGCCGCTACCGCCGCCGCGCTGCTGGTCGGGGGAGCGGCGGCCGCGATCGCCGTGGGGATGTCCGGGGGTGACGACTCCGGCAAGGACAACAAGGCGCACTCGCAGGGTCCGGCTGGAGCGACGACCTCTAATGTCTCCTCGCCTCCGGGGACCTCTACGCGGTCCACCGCAGTGGGCTTGAGCTTCCAGCCCGCTCATGAGCTGCCGCCGGTGCCGGTCAGTATTCAGGGCGCTCCGCGTACCGCGGTCTTTAAGGACGCCTCCGGTACGACGACTCTCTTTGTGTTCGTCACAGGTACTGACGACACCGTTTGGTACCTGCCGGGGGAGAACAGTCACTCCTGGCTTCCGCTCCACGGACTGAAGACAGGTACAGAGCCCGCTGTAGTAGCCACAAGCGCGGGACACCTGGAGCTGTTCGCTGTGCGCAGCGACGGAGTGGTCCACCAGCGCAGCTACGCAGATGGCGGCTGGTCGGCGAAGTGGATCCCGATCGCCAGCGGGAAGGTGCACGGAGCTCCGGGTGCGCTGGCTAACTCCGATGGCTCCGTGGTGGTCGCCGCGGTCGGAAGCGGTAAAACGCTGATGACTGCTACCGGGACTCCTAACGGGGCGTCCGGTGCGTTCTCCTGGAGCGACTGGCAAGCCGCGTCGGGTGTGGGCGACCTCGGCTCCGGGGTGGCGCTGGCTTCGACTCCGTCGACGTCCGGGTACACCGCCTACGTGCCGCGCGCTTCGGATAACGGCGTCATGGCGATCGCTTATGCGAACAAGCTGTGGGGAACGCCTGTGCAGACCCCACTGTCAGGGCTTCCTACAGCGGCGACTTCCGGGGACGGCGCGTCTTATGTGTTCGTGCGCTCCGCCGGTGGCTCCGTCAAGGCCATGAACGGCAACGGCCAGGCCGGTGCCGGTGGGCTCCAGTCCGTGCTCCCGCCGGGGGCCACGGAGACGCCCGACGGCCGGGTCGCCGTGGTCACGGCCGCGTCTCCCACGAAGCTCAGGGTGTCGTACTCCGGATAG